Below is a window of Nitrospira sp. DNA.
TTATGGCTCGATCAAAGCCCACGCTATTTTAGAGTTAGCGGTCCCTTGGAAAGAGTTGTGCTTGGAACAAGGAAATGCGGTCCAGGTCTCGATCATCGTCCGAGAACAGGGTCTTGAAGTGGCCCGCTATCCCGGCCATGGCTCGGCCATCCTTACCGTCCCCGGGCCGGAATTTGAGGCCGGACTGTGGAGAGTTTAGGAGAAACAGTGCTGTGGATTGCGTGCTGGGTTTTGAGTTGTGAAATCGGTCTGTGTCCGGGACACTGACCACTCAGGACTGAGCACGTAGAACTTTTCAAAGAGAGTGGAGAGCACATGCCTGATTTAAGACGTGATCCCGTTGTGGGCCGCTGGGTAATCATTTCCACAGAACGAAGGGGCCGTCCACATGACTTCGTCAAACCCCAACAGACCCGACCTGTTTCCACCGCCCTCTGTCCCTTTTGCCCGGGACAGGAACGGCTCACACCGAAAGAAATCATGGCCTATCGACCGCAGTCGGGCGGACCCAATTCTCCCAACTGGACCGTGCGTGTCGTCCCGAATAAATTTCCCGCGTTGCAAGTCGAAGGTGACATGGGGCGCGAGGGGGTGGGTCTGTACGACCGCATGAACGGCGTGGGCGCTCACGAGGTCATCATCGAAACACCCAACCATGTCGAAGGCCTCGTAGATCTCCCGAGCAAGAAGATCGAGGACATGCTGTGGGCCTATCGAGACCGAATGATCGATCTCAGAAAGGATCTGCGGTTCCGCTACATTCTCATTTTCAAAAACCACGGTGTATCCGCCGGTGCGACACTGGAACACAGCCATTCTCAGCTCATCGCCCTACCGATCGTCCCGACCAGCGTTCAAGAGGAGCTTGACGGATGCCGCAATCATTTTCAGCAGAAGGAGCGTTGCATCTACTGCGACATCCTCAGGCAGGATCTCTCGGATGGAAATCGGATCGTCGCCGAGAATCCGGAGTTTCTCTGTATGACGCCGTTCGCGCCGCGGTTTCCATTCGAAATGTGGATTCTTCCCAAGCGTCACGCGGCGTATTTTGAGGAAAGTCAGAAGTCGCAGTTCGAATTTCTGGC
It encodes the following:
- the galT gene encoding galactose-1-phosphate uridylyltransferase codes for the protein MPDLRRDPVVGRWVIISTERRGRPHDFVKPQQTRPVSTALCPFCPGQERLTPKEIMAYRPQSGGPNSPNWTVRVVPNKFPALQVEGDMGREGVGLYDRMNGVGAHEVIIETPNHVEGLVDLPSKKIEDMLWAYRDRMIDLRKDLRFRYILIFKNHGVSAGATLEHSHSQLIALPIVPTSVQEELDGCRNHFQQKERCIYCDILRQDLSDGNRIVAENPEFLCMTPFAPRFPFEMWILPKRHAAYFEESQKSQFEFLAPILSESLRRMDKVLSRPPYNFILHSSPLHEKTGDYYHWHLEIIPKLTQVAGFEWGTGFYINPVSPEEAATFLREAVI